One Danio rerio strain Tuebingen ecotype United States chromosome 22, GRCz12tu, whole genome shotgun sequence genomic window carries:
- the LOC141380212 gene encoding uncharacterized protein isoform X3 produces the protein MSLPSLSLCAGEASMEALELELEEVESQIRALVVRRSRLRERLLAVPNAKAVSSPKVRGNYNHIIPSTSTPRPSLSRPSAPGARLSQASFTPTPGYHGAWVQPRKVLPRSRGRTSPPVFEISTENRFSPLRESGPDVAIIGDSIVRHVRAASSKGNKVRTFCFPGARVKNISTQIPTILGAAESPGAVVLHVGTNDTGLRQSEILKKDFRSLIETVRRTSPATQIIVSGPLPTYRRGNERLFRPDGLHPSRAGAELLSDNISRLLRTI, from the exons atgtcgcttccgtctctgtccttgtgtgcaggagaagcatcgatggaggcgttggagctggagctggaagaagtggagtcccagatccgcgCGCTGGTGGTAAGACGGTCGCGGCTACGGGAACGGCTTCTCGCcgtacctaatgctaaggccgtctcatcacctaaggtacgtggaaattacaaccacatcattccctctacctcaaccccgcgtccttctctgtccaggcccagcgcacccggggcgcggctcagccaggcgtcgttcacgccgacacccggctaccacggcgcctgggtgcagccgcgcaaagtgcttcccagatcccggggcagaacgtctccgcctgtgttcgagatctccacggagaaccgcttctcccctctccgcgagtcgggtcccgatgtggccatcatcggtgactcgatcgttcgtcacgtccgtgccgcctcctcaaaaggtaataaagtacgtactttctgctttcctggtgcccgtgtgaaaaatatttctacacagattccaaccatcctgggcgctgccgagagccctggtgccgttgtcctccacgtggggacaaacgacaccgggctccggcagtcggagatcctgaagaaggacttcaggagcctgatcgagacggttcgacgcacctcgcccgccacgcagatcatcgtttctgggccgcttcctacctaccgccgaggaaatgaaag gctcttccgtcctgacggcctgcaccccagtcgagccggagctgaactcctgtcggacaacatctccagactacttcgcaccatctga
- the LOC141380212 gene encoding uncharacterized protein isoform X2: MEALELELEEVESQIRALVVRRSRLRERLLAVPNAKAVSSPKVRGNYNHIIPSTSTPRPSLSRPSAPGARLSQASFTPTPGYHGAWVQPRKVLPRSRGRTSPPVFEISTENRFSPLRESGPDVAIIGDSIVRHVRAASSKGNKVRTFCFPGARVKNISTQIPTILGAAESPGAVVLHVGTNDTGLRQSEILKKDFRSLIETVRRTSPATQIIVSGPLPTYRRGNERFSRLLALNEWLITWCKEQKLLFANNWNLFWERPRLFRPDGLHPSRAGAELLSDNISRLLRTI; this comes from the coding sequence atggaggcgttggagctggagctggaagaagtggagtcccagatccgcgCGCTGGTGGTAAGACGGTCGCGGCTACGGGAACGGCTTCTCGCcgtacctaatgctaaggccgtctcatcacctaaggtacgtggaaattacaaccacatcattccctctacctcaaccccgcgtccttctctgtccaggcccagcgcacccggggcgcggctcagccaggcgtcgttcacgccgacacccggctaccacggcgcctgggtgcagccgcgcaaagtgcttcccagatcccggggcagaacgtctccgcctgtgttcgagatctccacggagaaccgcttctcccctctccgcgagtcgggtcccgatgtggccatcatcggtgactcgatcgttcgtcacgtccgtgccgcctcctcaaaaggtaataaagtacgtactttctgctttcctggtgcccgtgtgaaaaatatttctacacagattccaaccatcctgggcgctgccgagagccctggtgccgttgtcctccacgtggggacaaacgacaccgggctccggcagtcggagatcctgaagaaggacttcaggagcctgatcgagacggttcgacgcacctcgcccgccacgcagatcatcgtttctgggccgcttcctacctaccgccgaggaaatgaaaggttcagtagacttttagctttgaatgaatggctaataacatggtgtaaagaacagaaattgctctttgctaataactggaatcttttctgggagcgtcctaggctcttccgtcctgacggcctgcaccccagtcgagccggagctgaactcctgtcggacaacatctccagactacttcgcaccatctga
- the LOC141380212 gene encoding uncharacterized protein isoform X1 gives MSLPSLSLCAGEASMEALELELEEVESQIRALVVRRSRLRERLLAVPNAKAVSSPKVRGNYNHIIPSTSTPRPSLSRPSAPGARLSQASFTPTPGYHGAWVQPRKVLPRSRGRTSPPVFEISTENRFSPLRESGPDVAIIGDSIVRHVRAASSKGNKVRTFCFPGARVKNISTQIPTILGAAESPGAVVLHVGTNDTGLRQSEILKKDFRSLIETVRRTSPATQIIVSGPLPTYRRGNERFSRLLALNEWLITWCKEQKLLFANNWNLFWERPRLFRPDGLHPSRAGAELLSDNISRLLRTI, from the coding sequence atgtcgcttccgtctctgtccttgtgtgcaggagaagcatcgatggaggcgttggagctggagctggaagaagtggagtcccagatccgcgCGCTGGTGGTAAGACGGTCGCGGCTACGGGAACGGCTTCTCGCcgtacctaatgctaaggccgtctcatcacctaaggtacgtggaaattacaaccacatcattccctctacctcaaccccgcgtccttctctgtccaggcccagcgcacccggggcgcggctcagccaggcgtcgttcacgccgacacccggctaccacggcgcctgggtgcagccgcgcaaagtgcttcccagatcccggggcagaacgtctccgcctgtgttcgagatctccacggagaaccgcttctcccctctccgcgagtcgggtcccgatgtggccatcatcggtgactcgatcgttcgtcacgtccgtgccgcctcctcaaaaggtaataaagtacgtactttctgctttcctggtgcccgtgtgaaaaatatttctacacagattccaaccatcctgggcgctgccgagagccctggtgccgttgtcctccacgtggggacaaacgacaccgggctccggcagtcggagatcctgaagaaggacttcaggagcctgatcgagacggttcgacgcacctcgcccgccacgcagatcatcgtttctgggccgcttcctacctaccgccgaggaaatgaaaggttcagtagacttttagctttgaatgaatggctaataacatggtgtaaagaacagaaattgctctttgctaataactggaatcttttctgggagcgtcctaggctcttccgtcctgacggcctgcaccccagtcgagccggagctgaactcctgtcggacaacatctccagactacttcgcaccatctga